One genomic segment of Panicum virgatum strain AP13 chromosome 2N, P.virgatum_v5, whole genome shotgun sequence includes these proteins:
- the LOC120659817 gene encoding putative UDP-rhamnose:rhamnosyltransferase 1: MAGDQQQEEAMAADPLHVVVFPWLAFGHLIPFLELSRRLAARGHAVTFVSTPRNVARLPPVPEGLSGLVRTVALPLPAVDGLPEGAESTADMSPEKVELLKAAFDGLAAPFADFLAAACAGGREQASGFGRRPDWVVLDFAHHWLCPIAEQHQVPCAMFQIITATGLAYIGSRRQNVSHPRVTVEDFMPMPRWFPSPPSLTLRRHEAAWFAAAAQLNASGLADTERLWRTEERCRLLVVRSCPEVEQPRVFPLLQELNRKPVLPAGLLLPEDGLRETDGGHGDGTGAVVARSGALQWLDEQPPGSVLYVALGSEAPVTAASVHELAVGLELSGARFLWALRAPSAAAAGTPLLPDGFEARTRPRGVVCAGWVPQVRVLAHTAVGAFLTHSGWGSVAESLRFGLPLVMLPFMLDQGLIARMMAARGVGVEVARRDDDGWFSRDDVAEAVRRVMVGEEGKTLARNAMRLREAVVGDDGGRQERYVDELVECFQRHRFT, from the exons ATGGCCGGAGACCAGCAGCAAGAGGAAGCCATGGCGGCAGATCCTCTCCACGTCGTGGTGTTCCCATGGCTGGCGTTCGGCCACCTCATCCCGTTCCTCGAGCTCTCCAGGCGGCTGGCGGCGCGGGGCCACGCCGTCACCTTCGTCTCCACGCCGAGGAACGTCGCCAGGCTCCCGCCGGTGCCAGAGGGCCTGTCCGGCCTGGTCCGGACCGTTGCCCTGCCGCTGCCGGCGGTGGACGGGCTGCCGGAGGGCGCCGAGTCGACGGCCGACATGTCGCCGGAGAAGGTCGAGCTCCTCAAGGCCGCCTTCGACGGCCTCGCCGCGCCCTTCGCCgacttcctcgccgccgcctgcgccggcggccgggagcaAGCGTCGGGGTTCGGTAGGAGGCCGGACTGGGTCGTGCTCGACTTCGCGCACCACTGGCTCTGCCCCATCGCTGAGCAACACCAG GTTCCTTGCGCGATGTTCCAAATCATCACGGCGACGGGACTCGCGTACATCGGCTCACGTCGCCAGAACGTCAGCCATCCCCGCGTCACCGTCGAGGACTTCATGCCCATGCCGAGGTGGTTCCCCTCCCCACCTTCCCTCACCTTGCGCCGCCACGAGGCTGCctggttcgccgccgccgcccagctcaACGCGTCCGGCCTCGCCGACACCGAGCGCTTGTGGCGGACCGAGGAGCGCTGCCGCCTTCTCGTGGTGCGCAGCTGCCCCGAGGTCGAGCAGCCCCGGGTGTTCCCATTGCTCCAGGAGCTCAATCGCAAGCccgtcctccccgccggcctccTGCTGCCCGAGGACGGTCTGCGTGAGACCGACGGTGGCCATGGCGACGGcaccggcgccgtcgtcgcacgGTCCGGTGCCTTGCAATGGCTCGACGAGCAGCCTCCGGGGAGCGTCCTGTACGTCGCGCTGGGCAGCGAGGCGCCGGTGACGGCGGCGAGCGTCCACGAGCTCGCCGTGGGGCTCGAGCTCTCCGGGGCGCGCTTCCTGTGGGCGCTCCGGgcgccaagcgccgccgcggctggcacgccgctgctgccggaCGGGTTTGAAGCGCGCACTCGCCCGCGCGGCGTGGTGTGCGCAGGGTGGGTGCCGCAGGTGCGCGTGCTCGCGCACACCGCGGTAGGCGCGTTTCTGACGCACTCCGGCTGGGGCTCCGTGGCCGAGAGCCTTCGATTCGGCCTCCCGCTGGTCATGCTGCCATTCATGCTCGACCAAGGCCTCATCGCGCGGATGATGGCGGCGCGGGGCGTCGGCGTGGAGGTGGCGCGGCGCGATGACGACGGCTGGTTCAGCAGGGACGACGTCGCCGAGGCCGTGAGGCGCGTGATggtgggggaggaggggaaGACGCTCGCGCGCAACGCCATGAGGCTGCGGGAGGCGGTCGTCGGCGACGACGGTGGCCGGCAGGAGCGGTACGTCGACGAGCTCGTTGAATGCTTCCAGAGGCACAGGTTCACCTAG